One window from the genome of Pempheris klunzingeri isolate RE-2024b chromosome 7, fPemKlu1.hap1, whole genome shotgun sequence encodes:
- the LOC139203370 gene encoding protein limb expression 1-like produces the protein MSKVKVEESIMSYLSQSEAGTCPKDLNVVAMLHNFWEQKHVSPSNGSSSESDGSVGDAAVQTESLLLYESAPSPGPPYVCYVTLPGGSCFGNYKVCDTQAEARRDAARVALMNSLVNELPCRRISPQFITQSLQQAATDSAVSIEDSCDSSTSIGTYSLLLNSYIGRTMLEFQEMMTVFQLLHWNGTLKALRERQYSRQSVIAYYSQRGLDEYMRSSLALDWLGREQRSPGRLGEELQVAQRELVLARRRGVELRFYKEKTEILSLALSQAYIHQAPEAFSQMQSHTYNQEQLPLHTLCSQDTHDQITPPCRASPTHHKTKDPTVCQNSGKQISSNSPSL, from the exons ATGAGTAAAGTGAAAGTGGAGGAGAGCATCATGTCATACCTGTCACAGAGCGAGGCTGGCACCTGCCCCAAAGACT TGAATGTAGTGGCCATGCTCCATAACTTCTGGGAGCAGAAGCATGTGAGCCCGTCAAATGGCTCCTCCAGTGAATCAGATGGTTCCGTTGGGGACGCAGCCGTCCAGACAGAGAGCCTGCTGCTGTATGAGTCTGCACCGTCTCCTGGTCCCCCATATGTCTGCTATGTCACCCTGCCTGGAGGAAGCTGCTTTGGCAACTATAAG GTGTGTGACACTCAGGCAGAGGCCCGGAGGGATGCAGCTCGCGTGGCACTGATGAACTCGCTCGTGAACGAGCTGCCATGTCGACGCATCAGCCCTCAGTTCATCACTCAGAGTTTGCAGCAGGCGGCCACAGACAGTGCC GTCTCTATTGAAGATTCATGTGATTCAAGCACCAGTATAGGAACCTACAGTTTGCTGCTCAACTCCTACATAGGAAGGACCATGCTGGAGTTCCAG GAGATGATGACGGTTTTCCAGTTGCTGCACTGGAACGGGACACTGAAGGCTCTGAGGGAAAGGCAGTACTCTCGGCAG agtgTGATTGCATACTACTCTCAGCGAGGTCTTGATGAGTACATGCGCAGCAGCTTGGCTCTGGATTGGCTCGGACGGGAGCAGAGGTCACCGGGGCGACTCGgggaggagctgcaggtggCGCAGAGGGAGCTGGTGTTGGCCCGTCGTCGAGGAGTGGAGCTGCGCTTCTacaaggaaaagacagagatcCTTAGCTTGGCTCTGAGTCAAGCATACATTCACCAAGCGCCCGAAGCTTTTAGCCAGATGCAGAGTCACACATACAATCAAGAACAGCTTCCTTTGCACACACTGTGCAGCCAGGACACACATGATCAGATAACCCCACCCTGCAGAGCTTCACCAACGCACCATAAAACCAAAGATCCAACAGTCTGTCAAAACTCTGGCAAACAGATTTCCTCCAATAGTCCTTCACTGTGA
- the riok2 gene encoding serine/threonine-protein kinase RIO2: MGKLNVVVLRYLSRDDFRVLTAVEMGMKNHEIVPVSLLSSIASLKHGGCNKILRELVKHKLVVYERSKTVQGYRLNYGGYDYLALKTMCSREVIISVGNQMGVGKESDIYIVASPNGEQYALKLHRLGRTSFRNLKNKRDYHKHRKNMSWLYLSRLSAMKEFAYMKALYDRGFPVPKPVDYNRHAVVMELINGYPLCQVHELQDPPALYNEFMELIVKLANYGLIHGDFNEFNLMLDDQDHITMIDFPQMVSTSHPNAEWYFDRDVKCIRDFFAKRYNYESELFPTFKDIRRSYSLDIEVSASGFTKDLERDGALLHPAGPEGEEDDDEEEEEEDDDGNGDNEDEETADDKLEESVDMEEYKHAVLELEGLKLSGTHADTQDDDDDDDCQRNEEQTGSETAPSALSDNDTGKDMQEELDEVEDECPALADLSTSNKEFKPFRDSDSLLHMAEHRRRTDSEATMGSIGSCSTIPPEVVRQKVRRQLTKQQKAAQRRRLQKGEANLVTKSRRENQSNIKSSMESASFWG, encoded by the exons ATGGGGAAGCTCAATGTGGTGGTGTTGAGATATTTATCCCGAGATGACTTCCGAGTCCTCACAGCG GTTGAGATGGGGATGAAAAACCATGAGATTGTTCCTGTGAGTCTCTTGTCCTCCATCGCTAGCCTCAAACACGGCGGCTGCAACAAGATCCTCAGAGAGCTTGTTAAACACAAACTTGTGGTCTATGAACGCTCCAAGA ctGTGCAGGGCTACAGATTGAACTATGGAGGATATGACTACTTGGCGTTGAAGACCATGTGCTCCAGAGAAGTGATCATTTCAGTTGGCAATCAGATGGGTGTGGGTAAAGAGTCTG ATATATATATCGTGGCAAGTCCAAATGGCGAGCAGTACGCTCTGAAGCTTCACAGACTGGGTCGTACCTCCTTCAGGAACCTGAAGAACAAGAGAGATTaccacaaacacaggaagaacATGTCCTGGCTCTACCTCTCTCGCCTTTCCGCCATGAAGGAGTTTGCCTACATGAAG GCGTTGTACGATCGAGGCTTTCCCGTTCCCAAACCTGTGGACTACAACAGACATGCTGTAGTGATGGAGCTCATCAATGGATATCCACT GTGTCAGGTGCATGAGCTGCAGGATCCACCAGCCCTGTACAACGAGTTCATGGAACTCATAGTCAAACTGGCCAATTACGGCTTGATTCATGGAGACTTCAACGAGTTCAACCTTATGTTGGATGACCAGGACCACATAACTATGATTGACTTCCCACAAATGGTGTCCACCTCACATCCTAATGCTGAATG GTATTTTGACAGAGATGTCAAATGTATCAGAGATTTCTTTGCAAAACGGTACAATTACGAGAGCGAGCTCTTCCCAACCTTCAAAGACATCAG GCGGTCTTATTCTCTAGATATCGAAGTCTCAGCCAGCGGCTTCACCAAAGATCTGGAGAGAGATGGTGCATTGCTACACCCAGCTGGAcctgaaggagaggaagatgatgatgaagaggaggaggaggaggacgacgacgGCAACGGCGACAACGAAGACGAAGAGACAGCAGATGACAAACTAGAAGAAAGCGTGGACATGGAGGAATATAAGCATGCAGTGCTGGAACTGGAAGGTCTGAAACTCAGcggcacacatgcagacacacaggacgacgacgatgatgatgattgtcAAAGAAATGAAGAACAAACAGGGAGTGAAACGGCACCTTCTGCTTTAAGCGACAATGACACAGGCAAGGACATGCAGGAAGAGTTGGATGAGGTAGAGGATGAGTGTCCAGCACTGGCAGACCTTTCTACCTCCAACAAAGAGTTCAAACCCTTCAG AGACTCAGACAGTCTTCTACACATggcagaacacaggaggaggacagacagtgAGGCCACAATGGGCAGCATAGGGAGCTGCTCTACCATACCACCA gaggtGGTCCGTCAGAAGGTGCGGAGGCAGCTCACCAAGCAGCAGAAGGCAGCGCAGAGGAGACGTCTGCAGAAGGGAGAGGCCAACTTGGTGACCAAATCCAGAAGAGAGAACCAAAGTAACATCAAGTCCAGTATGGAGAGCGCCTCCTTCTGGGGATGA